GAATGTCTTGGTCCCCGTCGCTGAAGATATTGCCAGCGATCCGCTTGTTCCTGCGCCAACTGTCGTCGTCCCAGACACAGTCAGTGCAAATCCAGCCGCAGTGAACGTGGTGCCGTCTCCAACATTGAGATTGCCGCTGACGGTGAGATTGGCCCCGGTGGTCGCTGTAGCAGAACCGCTCAAACTCAGGTTCCCGCCAATCGTTGTGATTGCGCCGAAGGTTTCTGCACCGCCAGTCAAGGAGAGGTGATGATAAGCGGTCACCTTCAACGTTTGGCCGGTCCCGGAATAGTTGACGGTATTGCCGACCGCAGTTGCTGTCAGCGTTGTGATGGCGGACGTCCCACCGATGTTCAGTGTGCCCGTTGCAGCGTTGGTCAGTGTGCCTGACCCCGACAGTGAAGTCACCACGGTCAGCGTACCACTATTGGTCAGCGTTGCGCCGGAATTGACAGTAATGTTTTTGCTGTCAGCGGTTACACCATTGCCTATGGCCGGTTGATTACCTCCGCTCGGTATTACAACACTTGATGAAGATGTCGGTACTCCTGCAGACCAGTTAGCTCCGGTGCTCCAGTCTGTTGAAGTACCCCCCAGCCATGAATCCAGTTGGCCGGCGACATCCAAAATGCCCGTTGTCGGAGCAAAGTAGACATCATTTTGATTGGCTGCGGTGGAAGAAGTGCTTCCCCAAGTTCCACCAACTTGGCCAGCCCCACCAAGCGTTAGCGCTGTTGCTGTGGAAGTGAATGCGCCCAAATCAGCTACCGCCCCGCTGACTGACAGAGTCCCAAGAATACTGGTTGCAGCCGCAAACGTCTTCGTTCCGCTTCCGGAAAGTGTCAGGTTGGAGAATGAAGCACCATTCAACGACGGTACTGTCTGCCCGCCACTTCCATTGAACGTGATCGTGCTGCCCGTCAGCACAAAGTCACCTGAGGTGAAGGACGCAGAGTTTGTGAGCGTACCGGCAACGCCGACCGCTCCGGCGATCGTGACACTGTTGGTGGTTCTTGCACCGGAAATAGCAAGATTGTAATAATCGGCCGATGCGATCGTCTGCGCACCGGTTCCATTGTAGTTGACCTGATTGCCACTTGCGCTTGCAATGAGCGTCGTGATACCGGAGGTCCCTCCGATACTCAGCGTACCCGTCGCACCGTTGGTCAGCGTGCCTGCTCCCGAAAGTGCAGTTGCACATGTTAATGTTCCACTGTTCGTATAGGTGCCCGTGAATGTCGCTGATGGAATCACAGTGGCCGTTGTCCCGCTTAACGTCTTCGATGCACCGCTAAAGGTATGCACACCGGTGCTGGTAGTGAAGGTCGTTGCATTGTTTGTGAAGCTACCGGCAAACGATGGAGTCACAGCCGCTTGTTCATTCCACACGCCATTCAGCAGCACATCACCAGTGAACGTCTTCCCGGGGTTGGTGGCCGAGGTGAAGATCAGTGATCCGCCCGCATCAACAGTGGTCGTTGATCCAACAGAGAGAGTGAATGCGCCAGTACTCAAACTCGTGCCTGACTGAACAAGCAAAGCACCCGTCACTGCCAGGTTGGCTCCGGTAGTCGCCGCTGCAGTACCGCTTAAAGCCAGGTTTCCACCAATCGTGGTGATTGCTCCAAAGGTTTCTGCTCCGCCGCTCAAAGTGAGATGATGATAAGCCGTCACTTTCAGTGTCTGGCCAGTGCCAGTGTAGTTGACGAGGTTTCCGACGGCGGTTGACGTCATGGTGGTGATACCGGAGGTTCCGCCGAGATTGAGCGTACCGGTCGCAGCATTTGTCAATCCGCCTGTGCCCGAGAGGGCAGTCCCAACTGTGAGGGTCCCATTGTTTGTCACCGTGATCGTCGTGACAGTGACACTCGGAATCGTGAATACCCCGTTCAGCACCTGAGCATTCGTGGTAAACGTGTGTACTCCTGCTCCGGCAGTGAATGTACCGGCGGCGTTCTTTGTTATCCCGCCCCGAAATTCGATTGGCGAATCACCGGAATTGTCCCACGTGCCGCCGGCCGAAACACTGACAAGTCCTGTAAACCGCTTGGCACCCGTGGCAGAGGAAATCGTCAGGTTTCCGCTCGTGCCTGCGCCAACAGTCGATGTTCCCGTCACAGTCAGTGCAAAGCCAGCCGCAGTGAACGTGGTCCCATTCCCGATCGAAAGATTGCCTGTAATCGTCAGACCAACGACCGTTGTTGTTGACACTGTTCCCGTTAGCGTGAGATTGCCGCCGATAGTGGTCGTGCCCGTTTGCAGGGTCTTGATTCCAGAGCCAGACAGGGTCAGGTGACCGGCGTAGTTTTCGCTTGATACCGCCTGAGCTGCGCCGTTATACTCAATGGTACTCGTGGCACCAAAAGTATGTGTGGTATAGTTGCCCGGCATGGTATTTGTTCCGCCGATCCGCAGCGTGGCGAGGTTGGAAACGGTCAGCGTTCCACCGGGTGCAGTGCGATCGGCGATGAATGTCCCAATATCGAATACGCCAGTTGAAACACTGAGATTGCCAACAACCGACACATTGGCCGTAAGCGTGAGGACATCGGTAGCCGCGGTCTTCGAAGCAATCAGATTATTGAACGTAAGAGTGCCGGAGTTGACAATGATCGAAGCATTCCCAGCACCGCTAAAAGTGACCGTCGACGTGTTGGCGTTGAACGTCCCGCCATTGTTCGTCCAGTCACCACCCACATTGACATTCGTTCCCGCCGAGAAAGTACCTGCCGTCAGCGTCACAGATCCCGTCACGTTCAAGGTTGCAGGCGGCGTGAAATCGCCCTGAGTCTCTGTGAGCGCGCCACTGACAGTGATCGTCGTCGTGCTGCCACCGGCACTCAGCAGCGTCGCTGCCGTTTTGTTAATGGTCAGGTTAAAGAATGTCTGCGCCGCCGCCGTTCCGTTGACTGCCTGTGCTCCTGTTCCGTTGAAATTGATTGTGCCCGCTCCTGCAGTGAACGTGCCACCGTTGTTCGTCCAGTTGCCGGCGACGTTGTGCGTGAATGCACCGCTGGTGAAAGTAGTCCCCACCCCGAGGATGACATTGCCACCAATCGTCAGTCCAACAAGGCCGGTAGCCGTGGCTGTCCCTGCAAACGTCAGGTTTCCGCTGATAGTCGTGATTCCTGCGTTCAGGGTCTTCACGCCGCTGCCGGAGAAGGTCAAATGCCAGTAGTCATTGACGTGAACGGTTTGCGCCACTCCGGTGTAGTTCACGGTATTGCCCACAGCGGTTGCCGTTAGTGTTGTGATGGCGGAGGCGGCGCCGATGTTCAGTGTGCCCGTCGCAGCATTCGTCAGCTCACCCAAACCGCTTAGGGCAGTGGTAGCCGTGACGGTGCCGTTGTTGGTCAAGGTGCCATCAACCGTAAGCAAGGTTGCGACCGTCAAAGTGTTCGAGTTCGCAATCGTTCCGGAGATGCTGACGCTTGGGATGGCGCTGGCGGTGGTGCCGCTGATGACTTTGGATGCACCGCTGAAGGTATGCACGCCCGTGCTGGCGGTGAAGGTCGTTGCATTGTTCGTGAAGTTTCCGGCAATACCAAAAGCCGCAACGCCAGTTTCATTCCAAACGCCACCAGGATTAATAGTGACATCGCCTGTGAACGTCTTTGCACCAGTACCTGCAAGTGTAAATGTTCCCGTAACTGATGTCGTTCCTGTGACCCCCAATGTGAAGGTTGCGCCGGTAGCGAACGTCGTGCCACTCCCAATGCTGAGATTGCCGCTGATAGACAAGCCGACGACCGTTGTCGCCGATGCGGTTCCGCTCAGCGTCAGGTTGCCGCCGACGGTCGTCATGCCCGCCTGCAACGTCTTCACACCACTACCTGAAAGCGTGAGAATATCATAATTATTGCTATGCACCGTCTGCGCAGCGCCGGTGTAGTTCACGGTATTGCCCACAGCGGCAGCCGACAGTGTCGTGATGGCGGAGGTCCCACCGATATTTAACGTGCCCGTTGCAGCATTCGTCAGTCCACCCACACCACTCAATGCTGTGGTGGCCGTAACGGTGCCGTTGTTGGTCAGGGTGCCACCAACAGTAAGCAAGGTTGCGACCGTCAGAGTGTTCGAGTTCGCAATCGTTCCGGAGACGCTGACGCTTGGGATGATGCTGGCAGTAGTGCCGCTGATAACTTTGGCTGTGCCGCTGAACGTGTGCGCTCCCGTGCTCGCTGTCCACGTCGTAGCGTTGTTGGTGAAATTGCCGGCGAACGTTGGAGTGATAGCCGCTTGTTCATTCCAAACGCCGTTCACCAACACATCACCAGTGAAAGTTTTTCCGGGGTTTGTGGCCGAGGTGAAGATCAGCGATCCGCCTGCATCGACAGTGGTAGTTGATGTGACGGAGAAGGTAAATGCACCGATAGATAAACTCGCGCCAGTGTGTATGGCAACACTGCCTGTAACTGCCAGGTTGGCTCCAGTTGTAGCTGTAGCAGTACCGCTCAAGTCCACGTAACCGCCGATCGTGGTAACTACCATGCCCGTAGTACTGGCCGAACCGCTCATCGTGAAGTTACCGGCCACAGTCGTTATGCCCGTCATGGTCTTTGCCAGGCTTCCGCTTAAGCTAAGATGATGATAGGCGTTATTGTGAACGGTTTGCGCAGCGCCGGTGTAGTTGACCGTGTTGCCCACAGCGGAAGCAGTCAGCGTCGTGATAGCGGACGTCCCACCGATGTTCAGTGTGCCCGTTGCGGCGTTGGTCAGTGTGCCTGTCCCCGACAGTGCAGCCACCACAGTCAGCGTGCCATTATTTGTCAGCGTTGCGCCGGAATTAACAGTGATGTTTTTGCTGTCAGCAGTTACACCATTACCTATGGCCGGTTGATTACCTCCGCTCGGTATCACGACACTTGATGAAGATGTCGGTACTCCTACAGACCAGTTAGATGCGGAACTCCAATCTGTTGAAGTACCCCCCAACCACGTATCGAGTTCGCCGGAGACATCCACAATGCCGGTTGTTGCCGCAAAGTAGACATCATTTGGATTGGCTGCGCTGGAAGAAGTGCTTCCCCAAGTTCCACCAACTTGGCCAGCCCCACCAAGCGTTAGCGCTGTTGCTGTGGAAGTGAAGGTGCCCAGATCTGCTACCACCCCCGCACTGATTGACAGAGTCCCAAGAATACTCGTTGCAGCCGCAAAGGTCTTCGTTCCGCTTCCGGAAAGTGTCAGGTTGGAGAATGAAGAACCATTCAACGACGGCACTGTCTGCCCACCACTTCCATTGAACGTGATGGTGCTGCCCGTCAGCACATAGTTGCCCGAGGTGAAGCTTGCGGAGTTTGTGAGCGTACCGGCAACGCCGAGCGCTCCCGCGATCGTGACGCTGTTGGTAGTCCGCGCACCGGCGATACCAAGGTTGGAATAATCGGTCGGCTTGATCGTCTGCGAACCGGTTCCATTGTAGTTGACCTGATTGCCACTTGCGTTTGCAGTGAGCGTCGTGATACCGGAGGTCCCTCCGATATTCAGTGTACCCGTCGCACCGTTGGTCAGTGTGCCTGCTCCCGAAAGTGCAGTGCCAACCGTCAATGTCCCATTGTTTGTGTACGTGCCGCTAACGGTGACGCTCGGTATAGACACAGCAGTCGTCCCACTGATGGTCTTCGTTGCTCCCGAAAATGTATGCACACCAGTGCTGGCGGTATACGTTCCATTATTCGCGAGACTTCCGGCGATACTGACAACTGCAGCCCCAAATTCCGCTAACGTGCCGTTGATAGAAACATCCGAGCCAAATGATAGCGTGGCAGCCGCAGTCTCTGTTATATCACCACCACTACTGATCGTCACAGCACCTGTGAAGGTCTTTGTGCCTGTAGCATTAGTTATGCTCAGTGTGCCACTTGTTCCAGTGCCGATCGTGGTTGCTCCTGTGACAGTCCATGCAAAGGCCCCGGCAATGCTCAACGTCGTACCATCACCAACCGTGAGATTACCTCCCACGATCCTCGCTGCTAACTCGGTCCATGCCTTTGTTCCCGATCCTGAGGTTATGAGATTCCGATAGGCAACATCCCGCACCGTTTGCGCCCCTGCATAGCTGTAGTTTACAGTCGAACCCGTCCCACTAAATGTGAAAGTCGGAACACCAGCATTCCCCGAAGTTGTAATGGGAGTAGCACCTGCAAGAACAAGTGTTCCAGTTCCAGCGCCAGTGTTGAGACTATACAGAGTGGTGCTGCCTGCATTAGCCGCAGTGACCGATGCAAGAGAGCCGTTGATCGTTATGGCTCCGGAACCATGATTGAACGTCGGATTGTTGGCGAGCGCAGCGGGTCTCAGCGACGTCAGTGTGAGGTTTCCCGAAACGGTCAGCGACGTGACGCTTGATGAGACCGTTATGGTGCCAGCACCTGTTGGAGTCGTCGTGCCCCCAACGTCCAGAGTGGCTGCGGTGATTGACCCAGCCCCGCTTAGCGTGCCTGTGGCAGCACCTGTCGCGAGATTTGGGAATGAAATGGAAGCCGTCACTGTCAAGAGGAAACCAGAATTGACAGCGAGCGTTGATCCATTTCCGACGGTCATCGAGTTGCACGTCCGGTCGCCATCGACGGTAAGTGTAAATCCTGCCCCTATGATGATGTCGTCCGTGGTAGCTGGAATAACCCCACCTGGCCATGGAGCATTTGGAGTTGTAGAGCTCCATGCGCCAGTGCCGCCCGTGGTCACAGTACCCGCATGAGCCGAAGAGCTCCCGACAAGCGTGAGGAACGTCAGCAGCGTGAACAACCGCACAAACCAATGCGCCGATACCTGCAGGCACCTCTTAAGTAGCGATATGTGTTTGTCCTGACTCACGAGCGTGAGCTAACCCTTGGATCGATATGTGATATCGTATTGAGCATTTCCCTTTTGGTACTCAGACTGCATTCACCGCTATTGTGCCGGCGACGTTGAAGTTAGTTTTCGCAGCAACAGCCACCGACGCATTACGTTGGTCTGTAGAGATTCTCCGAAGTAATTGGGTTCGGTTTTCACACGTTGCTCTGACAACAACTTCACTGTTAAGGGATTGACAATCAATCGCTTGCACACCGTAGTTTAGAGAATACGTTGATAAACGTGTGTGATTACGGTCTCACCCTTAGATAAAATGAGACACTTGAATGAAGTCAAAGTGCGGAAAATGGGGTGAATTCGACAACTTCAGCCCGACGCTATTCTCACAGTTGAGAATGGCTGCTGGATTTGAAATTAGGCGCGCTGATTCTCGTTTCAGAGTCGATCGAGAAGCATATGCTGCAGCGTTTCAAGAGAAGAACCGGGAAGATTGCCTCGGAGGTCAAAGTCAATTAGCAGAAGAGCCCACTTCATCTTCGATCGCGTCCTTACTAAGCAACGAAGCGAAAACGAACTGATTCATCATCAATGGGTAAGAGATCAACAGTAGTTCATCGGGCCTATCCCGGTAAGGTTCTCCACGATTCAAAACGCCCCCAGACTTGCGCTCAAGACCTCCTATTAGTCACCGGAGTTCTGTCGAAAATCATAGTCAACGTCGCGAAGTCATTGAAGGGCACTTCTGCCGGGATGGCATCCAAAAGTGATTTTTCACTTTGGTGGCATTCGTCCATCGCGAGCCGGATCCTCTGTTAGGATTGTGCGTGTCGATTCAGAATCACTTCCTCCCAATCGCGAATTCACTGGGCTTCACTGGAACCGCTTGATTTTGTGCGCTGACAACCTATTTTCTCTGATTTCTTCGTGTCCTTCAGGCATTTCTTGAATCCGATTCGATTTTTGAGTACTATTGATCTGTTTGTTATTTATTGTGCTCAAAATCTTCAGGATTGCGTGTAGTGAACCAACAGACCGAACTCAATGTCACGTCTGAAACCGACGAAACGATCCAGACTCCTGCCAAGGTGATCCTCTTCAACGACGAGGTGCACACTTTTGAGGAAGTCATCGGTCAACTTATCAAGGCACTCGGTTGTGGTTCCACAAAGGCTGAAGCACTTACGCTCGAAGTTCACAACAGCGGCAAGGCGGCAGTGTTCCAGGGTCCGATGGACCGATGCGTGAAGGTTTCAGGAGTCCTTGAAGAAATCGGACTTCATACCCAGATTGAAATGTGAGAATTGACACCTAAAAGAGACGGCATGACTTCCACCGAAATCAGACACAGCTTTCTAAGCTTCTTTGCAGAGCGCGGGCACGCGATTGTGCCAAGCTCTCCGGTAGTTCCCTACGACGATCCCACCCTGCTCTTCGCCAACGCGGGCATGAATCAATTCAAGGACGTGTTTTTGGGTCAGGGTAAGCGTTCCTACTCCAGAGCAGCAGACACGCAGAAGTGCATTCGCGTAAGCGGCAAGCACAACGACCTCGAAGAAGTCGGCAGGGATACCTATCACCATACTTTTTTCGAGATGCTTGGGAACTGGTCCTTCGGTGACTACTACAAGAAGGAAGCAATTCAGTGGGCCTGGGACTTACTCACAGGGGTCTGGGGACTTCCCAAGGACCGGCTGTGGGCCACAGTGTACAAGGATGACGGGGAAGCCGAGCAGTTGTGGAAAACCGTCACTGACATCGATCACTCGCACATCCTCCGGTTCGCTGAGAAGGACAATTTCTGGGAAATGGGTGAGACCGGTCCCTGCGGCCCTTGTTCCGAAATCCACATTGACAGGACACCACAGGGGAATGCCACCGCTCCGATGGTGAACGCCGGATTACCCGAGGTGATGGAAATCTGGAACCTGGTGTTCATCCAGTACAACAGGGATGCCCGGGGAGTCCTCAACCCCCTCCCCGCGAAGCACGTCGACACGGGGATGGGATTCGAGAGAATGTGTGCGGTTCTGCAGAACAAGGATTCGAATTACGACACTGATGTATTCATGCCTCTAATCACGCGCATCAGCGAGATCACACACCAACGATACGACGGACGGCTGAGCGGTGTCGACCAGAAGCAGTTCGATATCGACACGGCGATGCGGGTGCTCGCTGACCACATCCGGGCGCTGACATTCGCCATCGCCGACGGAGCAACCCCGTCCAACGAGGGTCGCGGATATGTTCTCCGCCGTTTGCTCCGCCGTGCTGCACGGTTCGGCCGGAATCTTGGGATGCACGAGACCTTTTTGTATCAGCTGGTCCCCACCCTGGCCGAGACGATGGCCGATATCTTCCCCGAGCTCGGAGACAAGCAGAGCCACATCCAGAAAATCATCCGGGGCGAGGAAGAAGGTTTCAATGCAACCCTCGACCGCGGCCTCGAGATTTTCGAGCAGGTCGTTCAACACATCGGCCACTCCAGAGGATTCCCCGGCGAAGACGCCTTCAAGCTGTATGACACATTTGGTTTTCCGCTGGACCTCACGGAATTGCTTGCCGCCGAA
This genomic window from Ignavibacteriales bacterium contains:
- a CDS encoding ATP-dependent Clp protease adaptor ClpS — its product is MNQQTELNVTSETDETIQTPAKVILFNDEVHTFEEVIGQLIKALGCGSTKAEALTLEVHNSGKAAVFQGPMDRCVKVSGVLEEIGLHTQIEM